A genomic window from Camelina sativa cultivar DH55 chromosome 2, Cs, whole genome shotgun sequence includes:
- the LOC104739118 gene encoding germin-like protein subfamily 3 member 4 yields MKIILVIMFCAIFSSVSPDPDNMQDTCPTAPGEQSTFFINGYPCKNPTKINAQDFKSSKLTVAGDTDNYLQSNVTLLTALEFPGLNTLGLSVSRMDLERDGSVPFHSHPRSSELLFVVSGVVFAGFVDTNNKIFQTVLRKGDVFVFPKGLLHFCLSGGFERATALSFYNSQNPGVVNIGGVFGIDQDHIKNMMRSLATGSASLVTDGDEL; encoded by the coding sequence ATGaaaattatacttgtgatcaTGTTTTGTGCGATCTTCTCATCTGTCTCCCCGGATCCGGATAATATGCAGGACACGTGTCCGACGGCTCCGGGAGAGCAAAGCACCTTCTTCATCAATGGATATCCTTGCAAGAACCCGACCAAGATCAACGCTCAAGATTTCAAGTCCAGTAAACTTACAGTAGCTGGAGACACAGACAACTATCTTCAGTCGAACGTCACATTGCTCACCGCACTAGAGTTTCCAGGTCTAAACACTCTCGGCCTCTCAGTCTCTCGCATGGACCTCGAAAGGGATGGATCTGTGCCGTTCCATTCACATCCGAGGTCATCCGAGTTGCTCTTTGTGGTCAGTGGAGTCGTGTTTGCTGGATTTGTGGATACCAACAACAAGATTTTTCAGACGGTTCTGCGAAAAGGCGATGTTTTTGTCTTCCCCAAAGGATTGCTTCATTTCTGCTTAAGCGGTGGTTTCGAACGAGCCACTGCTCTCTCGTTTTACAATAGCCAGAATCCTGGAGTCGTGAATATTGGAGGAGTTTTTGGGATCGACCAAGACCATATAAAGAACATGATGAGGTCATTAGCTACTGGCTCTGCCTCTCTAGTCACGGACGGTGATGAGCTTTAG